Genomic window (Thomasclavelia spiroformis DSM 1552):
TCCTAATATTTCTTTTAAATTATTCCAACATTCATATAAATCTGTAACAATTAAATCAGTTGGTACTAACATCTTCATTGCTTCTACTGCTTGATTTAAAGCTTGACTAGCTTTTTGAAGTAACATTGTCTGACGAGCATTAGTTAATATGTGATCATTATTATCAATAATTTTTCCTAATTCAAACATTTCTTTTACTTTATTAGTCAATGCTCCAATATCACTATCTTTAGCACTGATTACTACTCCATCTAAATTAACTTTAATTCCTTGATCTGCTTTATTTAAAACAATAATTCGATTAGAATCATTTGTAAGTTCTAATAATTCTTGATCTCCTTGATCCAATTTTAAAGAACCATCAATAACTAATAAAACCAAATCAGCTTGATTGATCAATTCTTTAGATTTTTCAACACCCATACTTTCAATGATATCATCAGTTTCACGAATTCCTGCAGTATCAATCATATTTAAAACAATACCATCTATACTAATACTACCTTCAACAATATCTCTAGTAGTTCCAGCAATATTTGTAACAATTGCTTTTTCTTCTTGTAATAAAGCATTTAACAAACTACTTTTACCAACATTTGGTTTTCCAATTATGACCGTTTTGATTCCTTCTTTTACTAATTTAATATTCTTCGAATCGTTTAATATTTTATTCATTTTTTCTAAAAGAACCTTACTTTCTGGTAATAAAGAAGTTGCTGTTAATTCTTCAACATCATCATATTCAGGATAATCAATATTAACTTCTATTTGTGTTATTATTTTAATTAAATCTTCTTTTAAATCTTCAATAAAATTACTAATATTTCCTCTAATTCCATTTAATGCTAATTCACTTGCATAACTATTTTTAGCACTAATAATATCACTAATAGCTTCTGCTTGAGATAAATCAATTCTTCCATTTAAAAATGCTCGTTTACTAAATTCACCACGTTCAGCTATTCTTGCACCATTTTTTATACATACTTCTAAAACTCGTTTAGTAATATACACGCCACCATGACAATTTATTTCTACCATTTCTTCACCTGTAAAAGTTTTCTTTCCACGATATATATTTACTAATACTTCATCAATTCTTTTTCCATCATCAATAATATACCCATAATTTATTGTATGACTTTCTTTGTCAATTATCTTTCCTGTAAAAAATTTTTGAACAAATGCTATACTTTCTGGACCACTTATTCTTATAATTGAAATAGCAGCTTCTAAACGACTTGTTGCAACTGCAACAATTATATACTCGTTCAAAATATCACCATCCTTTATCTTTTGTATTTTATCACAAATTATTATTAATTAATATACCCAATCAATGTTATAATATTTATAAGTAGAGGAAAAGTTTTATAATAAATAACATTTACAAATTAATTTTCTGTTTCTCTCTACATATTAAAATATTTTTCATTTATGTAAAGAACGGAGGTCAAAATGAAATTAGGAATTATTGGTAGTGGCATGATTGTCAATGATTTATTATCTTTTGTTGAAAGTATTAAAAATATTGAGTTAGTTGCTATTTTAGGTAGAGAAAAATCAAGGACGAAAATTGAAAAAATTATCGATCAATATCATATAAAAAAAGCTTATTATGATTATGACAAATTATTAAATGATTCACAAATTGATACAATTTATATTGCTTTACCTAATCATCTTCATTATGAATATACAAAAAAAGCATTATTACATAATAAACATGTAATTTGTGAAAAACCTTTTACTTCTAATATAACTGAATTAGATGAATTAATTAAAATAGCAAAACAACAAAATTGTCTTCTTTTTGAAGCAATTACTAATCAATATCTTCCTACTTATCAAGATATAAAAAATAAATTAAATGAAATTGGAAAAATAGGTATTATCTCATCTAATTATTCACAATATTCATCTCGTTATGATGCATTTAAACGTGGTGAAATATTACCAGTTTTTGATGTTAATCAATCTGGTGGAGCTTTAATGGATTTGAATATTTACAACATTCATTTTGTAGTAGGTTTATTTGGTAAACCTAAAAATGTGCATTATTTTGCTAACATTGAACGAGGAATTGATACTTCTGGTATTGTTGTTTTAGAGTATGACTCTTTAAAAGCAATTTGTATTGGAGCTAAGGATTGTGATGCTCCTATCACTTCAACTATTCAAGGAGATCTTGGATGTATTAAAATTGAAGGTCCAACTAGTACTTTAGCAGATGTTAGTCTTATTAAAAATAAAGAAAAATATGTTATTGATTCATTAGATAAACATCGTATGTACTCTGAATTTAAATGTTTTAGTGAATATATTGATAACAAAAATTATGAAGTGTGTGATAAAATGCTTAAACATTCAAGAATTGTTATGGATGTTTTAACAAAAGCTAGAAAAAGCGCCAACATTGTTTTTGGATGTGAAAAATAATTTAATGATGAAAAAGAGTATAGATTATTATATTTAAATAATAATGGTATACTAAAATATCCGAAGCTTAAAGGGACGCTATAAAATATCAGTAGGTATACCCTCTAAAAATATCGTGGGGTGTGATATCACACCCTTTTTTGATACAATTTTATAATCTAGTTCTAGCCTGATTAAAGTATAATGAATAAAGAATTATTACAATTATTTGATATTAAAGATGATGATGTTGAATTCTTTACTGTTGACAATAAAGAATTGAATTACGAAATCAACATTATATTTAAACCATCTAGAAAATATTGTCCTAACTGTGGCAGCATACATTTCATTAATAAAGGTAATAAAAAAAGATCACTGGTGTCTGCACCCATAAATGATAAACCTGTTAAAATGATTACTTATGTCAAAAGATATAAATGTTTAGACTGCGATTTTTCATTCTCAGATATAAATCCAATAGCATATGATGCCTGGTCATTTACACGAACAGCTATTATTTCCATTCTGAATAAGCTAAAACCTTACAATACTACTTATGCTTCAATAGCTAGAATGTATGGTGTATCTTCTACTAGAATCATGGATATATTTGATACATTCGTAAGAATCAAAAAACATACTTTACCTAGAGTTTTACTGATTGATAAATTCCATTTTTTTAGAAGTACTAAATATAAATATCCTTCAATTCTTATGAACTTTTAAAACAATTTAATAGTTGATATCGTTGTTGAGTCGAGAACTCATGATATCATGTCAGATTATTTCTTTAAAATCAGTCTAGAGAAAAAAAGGTCGAGTATATATGTACTGACATGCATTTTGTATTTAAACCTCTGTTAAAGACATATTTTCCTAAATCGACCTTGCTGATTGATCATTTTCATGTAATCCGTTTAATAAATGATCGACTAAATCATACTCGAAAAAGAATCATGCGTAAATATGCACAAAACAAAAAATCACTGGAGTACAGATTATTAAAGCATCGATATAAAATATTACTCAAATCTGGAAACTATATAGACCATGAAGTATTTAAATACGATAAGCTGTTAAAACATTATGTAACAGAGAATATGATACTTGAAAGTTTATTAAGCTTTGATGATGAGCTCAAACAGGCATATAGCGCTAAAGAAGAATATCTCATATTTGATCAGGTTACAAAGGAAGAAGCTAATAATAGCGATAAAAGAAAAGAATTTAATAACGTGATAAAAAGATTTAAACATACACAAGTTGAAGAAAGTATCAGTGTTGCACAGATACTAAGCAGCTGGAAGGAAGAAATACTAAATTCGTTTATCTGGATAAACAATAGACGTATATCTAATGGACCAGTTGAAGGTAAAAACAATTACATAAAAAAGATATTATCTAATGCAAATGGTATGACTAATTTTCAAAGTGCAAGAAACAGAATTTTATACTCTCAAAACAAATATGAAACATATTCTATGAATGAACACAAAAACAAAATTAAACGTACAGGTACCCCCAGAGGAGCCTATAAGAAAACAAAAATAGTAAAAACATATAAATAAAGGAGGAAAACTAGGACTAGACATCATCCTAATTATCCTCCAAAAAGCAACAGATATTTTAAAGGAAATACTGATTTATAATCAATATTCCCCTTAATATTTTAGAGCGATTTTCACTAAAGCGTCTGATTATTTAGAGCGCCATAATAATTTATACTCTTTCTTTTTTAATTAAAATATAGTAATACACTGATAATATTGTCGCTAAAATAAATGTAATAAGACCTGAAATAAATGGTAATCTTGGATTAAAAACATAAAGAAAACCTGCTATTAATGCACCTAAAATTCCTCCTAATGATTTAATTGCATTATAAAATCCCATAACAATATTTGTATTTTTATTATTTGATCTACTTGCAATTAAATCCTGGATAACCGGTACAATAATTGCATTTAATGCAAAATAAACAACATTTAATAATATAAAAATTATAATATTATTAGTTAGTAATACATTAAACATCGTAATACTACTAATTAATAATAAAAATATCGATGCTTTAGAAACATTAGTATATTTAATAATCCACAAACAGATTGTTCCATTTGCAATTAATGAAATAAAACCAATAGCAGCTTTTATGATTCCATTATATCCAGAACTTAGATTAAAAATATCTTTTATATAATAATTAAAACTTTGTTCAAATGCTGTAAATCCAATAAAAGATAAACAACAAATAATAAATAAAATAAAATATTTTTTATTCATAAATGACTTTGCTTGTTTAAAAGAAATAAACGGATTTGCTTGTTTAACTAATACACTTAATTTTTGTTTTTTTATAGTATTACAATCATTATTACAAAATATATAAAATAATACTCCACTACTAGCCAAAACAATTGCTTGTACTACAAATGTTAAATCAATTGATATCTCACCTAACATTCCACCAATAAAATATCCAAAAGCTGCACAGACACTTGCTACTGTTGCTAAAATTGTTAAATTTTGACCTCTTTTTTCAACTGGTGTAACATTAACTACATACGTTAAAAAACTAACATATGCTCCACCGGTAAAAAAACCAGAAAACATTCGAGCAAAAATCA
Coding sequences:
- a CDS encoding transposase, translating into MHFVFKPLLKTYFPKSTLLIDHFHVIRLINDRLNHTRKRIMRKYAQNKKSLEYRLLKHRYKILLKSGNYIDHEVFKYDKLLKHYVTENMILESLLSFDDELKQAYSAKEEYLIFDQVTKEEANNSDKRKEFNNVIKRFKHTQVEESISVAQILSSWKEEILNSFIWINNRRISNGPVEGKNNYIKKILSNANGMTNFQSARNRILYSQNKYETYSMNEHKNKIKRTGTPRGAYKKTKIVKTYK
- a CDS encoding MFS transporter, with the translated sequence MNKLIVFFIINGMFNLAANFAHPITPTVIKNLALGDYMFGVAYGAMMGLNFLFSPFWGKLNEQINSKTTMLICGIGYAVGQILFWQSTSQTTLIFARMFSGFFTGGAYVSFLTYVVNVTPVEKRGQNLTILATVASVCAAFGYFIGGMLGEISIDLTFVVQAIVLASSGVLFYIFCNNDCNTIKKQKLSVLVKQANPFISFKQAKSFMNKKYFILFIICCLSFIGFTAFEQSFNYYIKDIFNLSSGYNGIIKAAIGFISLIANGTICLWIIKYTNVSKASIFLLLISSITMFNVLLTNNIIIFILLNVVYFALNAIIVPVIQDLIASRSNNKNTNIVMGFYNAIKSLGGILGALIAGFLYVFNPRLPFISGLITFILATILSVYYYILIKKERV
- the mnmE gene encoding tRNA uridine-5-carboxymethylaminomethyl(34) synthesis GTPase MnmE encodes the protein MNEYIIVAVATSRLEAAISIIRISGPESIAFVQKFFTGKIIDKESHTINYGYIIDDGKRIDEVLVNIYRGKKTFTGEEMVEINCHGGVYITKRVLEVCIKNGARIAERGEFSKRAFLNGRIDLSQAEAISDIISAKNSYASELALNGIRGNISNFIEDLKEDLIKIITQIEVNIDYPEYDDVEELTATSLLPESKVLLEKMNKILNDSKNIKLVKEGIKTVIIGKPNVGKSSLLNALLQEEKAIVTNIAGTTRDIVEGSISIDGIVLNMIDTAGIRETDDIIESMGVEKSKELINQADLVLLVIDGSLKLDQGDQELLELTNDSNRIIVLNKADQGIKVNLDGVVISAKDSDIGALTNKVKEMFELGKIIDNNDHILTNARQTMLLQKASQALNQAVEAMKMLVPTDLIVTDLYECWNNLKEILGEKAKEDLLDELFKRFCIGK
- a CDS encoding transposase family protein, encoding MNKELLQLFDIKDDDVEFFTVDNKELNYEINIIFKPSRKYCPNCGSIHFINKGNKKRSLVSAPINDKPVKMITYVKRYKCLDCDFSFSDINPIAYDAWSFTRTAIISILNKLKPYNTTYASIARMYGVSSTRIMDIFDTFVRIKKHTLPRVLLIDKFHFFRSTKYKYPSILMNF
- a CDS encoding Gfo/Idh/MocA family protein, with product MKLGIIGSGMIVNDLLSFVESIKNIELVAILGREKSRTKIEKIIDQYHIKKAYYDYDKLLNDSQIDTIYIALPNHLHYEYTKKALLHNKHVICEKPFTSNITELDELIKIAKQQNCLLFEAITNQYLPTYQDIKNKLNEIGKIGIISSNYSQYSSRYDAFKRGEILPVFDVNQSGGALMDLNIYNIHFVVGLFGKPKNVHYFANIERGIDTSGIVVLEYDSLKAICIGAKDCDAPITSTIQGDLGCIKIEGPTSTLADVSLIKNKEKYVIDSLDKHRMYSEFKCFSEYIDNKNYEVCDKMLKHSRIVMDVLTKARKSANIVFGCEK